A portion of the Thermococcus sp. EP1 genome contains these proteins:
- a CDS encoding TRAM domain-containing protein, producing MEDRKFERKGRDKRAPRVPPVKVGERYKVKIEALGKSGDGIARIRGFVVFVPNTK from the coding sequence TTGGAGGATAGAAAGTTTGAAAGGAAAGGAAGAGATAAAAGAGCTCCAAGAGTTCCTCCTGTAAAAGTTGGTGAAAGATACAAAGTGAAAATTGAAGCCCTTGGAAAAAGTGGAGATGGGATAGCTAGGATTAGGGGGTTTGTAGTATTCGTCCCAAACACAAAA